One part of the Vogesella sp. LIG4 genome encodes these proteins:
- the flgM gene encoding flagellar biosynthesis anti-sigma factor FlgM, with amino-acid sequence MKIDNSGKVASNYSAPSRTQGKSNTTTERTDGESVAINPFASRLQGMTQAAASAPAFDADKVAAIKSAIASGQFTVHPEAIADSLIASAKELLAG; translated from the coding sequence ATGAAAATCGACAACTCGGGCAAGGTTGCAAGCAACTATTCCGCCCCCAGCCGTACGCAAGGCAAGTCGAACACGACGACCGAGCGTACCGATGGCGAGAGCGTTGCGATTAATCCGTTTGCAAGCCGTCTGCAGGGCATGACGCAGGCTGCAGCCAGCGCGCCGGCGTTTGACGCCGACAAGGTGGCAGCCATCAAGTCTGCCATTGCTTCCGGCCAGTTTACCGTGCATCCGGAGGCCATCGCCGACAGCCTGATTGCTTCCGCCAAGGAACTGCTGGCCGGCTGA
- a CDS encoding flagella synthesis protein FlgN, which yields MDVSALLALCQDEMATLDALQHTLEEEQRAILRFDAFQLDEMSQAKLRQLGELTAAREKRLAAQSAEGLADSIHWQTWLLQAPAELRQLWHEMEKAVIRLKTLNEVNADLAQERMQFATDVLESLRASSQAITGYGRHGNLSSSPLTGSRRLGSA from the coding sequence ATGGATGTTTCCGCTCTGCTGGCACTATGCCAGGATGAAATGGCCACGCTGGACGCCCTGCAGCACACGCTGGAGGAAGAACAGCGGGCTATTTTGCGTTTTGATGCTTTTCAGCTGGACGAAATGTCGCAGGCCAAGCTGCGCCAGCTGGGCGAGTTGACCGCTGCGCGCGAGAAACGCCTGGCGGCGCAAAGCGCGGAAGGGCTTGCCGATTCGATACACTGGCAAACCTGGCTGTTGCAGGCGCCGGCGGAATTGCGCCAGCTGTGGCATGAAATGGAAAAGGCGGTGATTCGCCTGAAAACGCTCAATGAAGTGAATGCCGACCTGGCCCAGGAACGCATGCAGTTCGCCACCGATGTGCTGGAATCGCTGCGCGCTTCCAGCCAGGCCATTACCGGCTATGGCCGTCATGGCAACCTTTCTTCCTCCCCCCTGACCGGTTCGCGTCGGCTGGGTTCTGCCTAG
- a CDS encoding CobD/CbiB family protein, which produces MTLISLIAALALEQLRPLGNRNRVWRLFIRYANHLERNLNAGYNRHGVMAWLAAMVPALALALGGYYLLHAISPALAFAWNVLVLYLTMGFRHFSGHFSEISLALNEGRDFEARQALSSWTNQPTSELSVGEVSRLAIEQGVVDSYRHVFGTMFWFVVLPGPAGAVLYRFSQLLAQKWGYRGNEDLFGRFAGRAGEWLDWIPVRLTAISFAIMGDFEDAVYCWRSQARTWGNYATGILLASAAGALGVKLGDPVRQNYTINFRPELGVGDEADPNYLKSAVGLVWRTVLLWLFVILLLSVVSLFN; this is translated from the coding sequence ATGACCCTGATTTCGCTGATCGCCGCACTGGCACTCGAACAACTGCGCCCGCTGGGAAACCGCAACCGCGTCTGGCGGCTGTTCATCCGTTATGCCAATCACCTGGAACGTAACCTGAATGCCGGTTACAACCGCCATGGTGTCATGGCCTGGCTGGCTGCCATGGTGCCGGCACTGGCGCTGGCGCTGGGCGGCTACTACCTGCTGCACGCGATCAGCCCGGCGCTGGCCTTCGCGTGGAATGTGCTGGTGCTGTACCTCACCATGGGGTTCCGCCATTTTTCCGGCCATTTCTCCGAGATCTCGCTGGCCCTGAACGAAGGGCGCGACTTTGAAGCGCGCCAGGCACTGTCCAGCTGGACCAACCAGCCCACCAGCGAGCTGTCGGTGGGCGAGGTGTCGCGTCTGGCCATCGAGCAGGGCGTGGTGGACAGCTATCGCCACGTGTTCGGCACCATGTTCTGGTTCGTCGTGCTGCCAGGCCCTGCCGGCGCGGTGCTGTACCGCTTCTCGCAGCTGTTGGCGCAGAAGTGGGGCTACCGTGGCAACGAGGACCTGTTCGGCCGCTTTGCCGGCCGTGCCGGCGAATGGCTGGACTGGATTCCGGTGCGCCTTACCGCCATCAGCTTCGCCATCATGGGCGACTTCGAGGACGCGGTGTATTGCTGGCGCTCGCAGGCCCGCACCTGGGGCAACTACGCCACCGGCATCCTGCTGGCTTCCGCTGCCGGCGCGCTGGGGGTGAAGCTGGGCGATCCGGTACGCCAGAACTACACCATCAACTTCCGCCCGGAGCTGGGAGTAGGCGACGAAGCCGACCCCAACTACCTGAAGAGCGCGGTAGGGCTGGTGTGGCGCACCGTGCTGTTGTGGTTGTTCGTGATCCTGCTGTTGAGCGTGGTCAGCCTGTTCAACTGA
- a CDS encoding DEAD/DEAH box helicase gives MSFAELGLAPEILRAIDEMGYSEATPIQAKAIPLVLSGRDLLAAAQTGTGKTAAFLLPILERLKKFANPSVSPAMHPVRALILSPTRELADQIGVNAKAYTKHLPLRSTTIFGGVNMDPQVAELRRGIEIVIATPGRLLDHVQQKTIQLNKVEVLVLDEGDRMLDMGFIQDIRKIMSMLPKERQTLLFSATFAPEIKKLAADFMRDPQTVEVARQNSTNAQVEQLVYAVDAYRKRALLSHLIREREMSQVIVFCRTKISADQLSRDLKRDGHAAEAIHGDKAQSARLETLNRFKSGEVKVLVATDVAARGLDISELPFVVNYEMPNSPEDYVHRIGRTGRAGASGVAISLMAPDESKQHEAIERLTKQTLPPQAVQGYSGRREEGNGEAAPRRERAERGEREDRDRRDLREARDSRDRPQQREPRAPRERENGRSLLQPADKPRERDDGEGRKVEKKLGGRMLPQRQREVPALLLPPRYKVERS, from the coding sequence ATGTCGTTTGCCGAGCTAGGCCTGGCACCCGAGATCCTGCGTGCCATCGACGAGATGGGTTACTCGGAGGCCACCCCTATCCAGGCCAAGGCCATTCCGCTGGTACTGTCCGGCCGTGACCTGCTGGCCGCGGCGCAGACCGGTACCGGCAAGACTGCCGCCTTCCTGCTGCCCATCCTCGAACGCCTGAAAAAATTCGCCAACCCCAGCGTATCGCCGGCCATGCACCCGGTACGCGCGCTGATCCTGTCGCCTACCCGCGAGCTGGCAGACCAGATCGGCGTCAACGCCAAGGCCTATACCAAGCACCTGCCGCTGCGCAGCACCACCATCTTCGGCGGTGTGAACATGGACCCGCAGGTGGCCGAGCTGCGCCGCGGTATCGAGATCGTGATCGCCACGCCGGGCCGCCTGCTGGACCACGTGCAGCAAAAGACCATCCAGCTGAACAAGGTGGAAGTGCTGGTGCTGGACGAGGGTGACCGCATGCTGGACATGGGCTTCATCCAGGACATCCGCAAGATCATGTCGATGCTGCCCAAGGAGCGCCAGACGCTGCTGTTCTCCGCCACCTTCGCGCCGGAGATCAAGAAGCTGGCCGCAGACTTCATGCGCGACCCGCAAACGGTGGAAGTGGCACGCCAGAACTCCACCAACGCCCAGGTGGAGCAGCTGGTGTACGCGGTGGATGCCTACCGCAAGCGCGCACTGCTGTCGCACCTGATCCGCGAACGCGAAATGAGCCAGGTGATCGTGTTCTGCCGCACCAAGATTTCCGCCGACCAGCTGTCGCGCGATCTGAAGCGCGACGGCCACGCTGCCGAGGCGATTCACGGCGACAAGGCGCAAAGCGCCCGCCTGGAAACGCTGAACCGCTTCAAGTCCGGCGAAGTGAAGGTACTGGTGGCCACCGATGTGGCGGCACGCGGCCTGGATATTTCCGAGTTGCCGTTCGTGGTGAACTACGAAATGCCGAACTCGCCGGAAGACTACGTGCACCGCATCGGCCGTACCGGCCGTGCCGGTGCTTCCGGTGTAGCCATCTCGCTGATGGCGCCGGACGAGAGCAAGCAGCACGAGGCCATCGAGCGCCTGACCAAGCAGACACTGCCGCCGCAGGCCGTACAGGGCTACAGCGGTCGCCGCGAGGAAGGCAATGGCGAGGCCGCCCCGCGCCGAGAGCGTGCTGAACGTGGCGAGCGTGAAGACCGCGATCGTCGCGACCTGCGCGAGGCACGCGACAGCCGCGATCGCCCGCAGCAGCGTGAACCGCGCGCACCGCGCGAGCGTGAAAATGGCCGTAGCCTGCTGCAGCCGGCGGACAAGCCGCGTGAACGCGACGACGGCGAAGGCCGCAAGGTGGAGAAAAAGCTGGGTGGCCGCATGTTGCCGCAGCGCCAGCGCGAAGTGCCGGCACTGCTGCTGCCGCCGCGCTACAAGGTGGAACGCAGCTAA